Proteins encoded in a region of the Dehalogenimonas sp. THU2 genome:
- the cysE gene encoding serine O-acetyltransferase encodes MFKTIREDIRNVFTKDPAARGTWEAVFCYPGLHALWGYRIFHWFWQIKWHFLARWLSHVTRFLTGIEIHPGATIGRRFFIDHGMGVVIGETSVIGDDVLIYKGVVLGGTSLSKGKRHPTLENNVVIGSNATVLGNITLGEGARVGAGSVVVKSVPAGATVVGIPGRVVEEHKPQTVTDLEHGKLPDPVAEAVRYILAEQAKIEKRCEELEKLGGIIPPEDELKDRLGELAKEFDDGSGI; translated from the coding sequence ATGTTTAAGACAATCAGGGAAGATATACGCAACGTTTTCACCAAGGACCCCGCCGCCCGGGGTACCTGGGAGGCCGTTTTCTGCTATCCCGGCCTGCACGCCCTCTGGGGCTACCGTATCTTCCACTGGTTTTGGCAGATCAAATGGCATTTCCTGGCGCGGTGGCTTTCGCACGTCACCCGCTTCCTGACCGGCATCGAGATCCACCCCGGCGCCACCATCGGCCGCCGCTTTTTCATCGATCACGGCATGGGTGTCGTCATCGGCGAGACGAGCGTCATCGGTGACGATGTGCTCATCTATAAAGGGGTGGTGCTGGGAGGTACAAGCCTTTCTAAAGGCAAACGCCACCCGACGCTCGAAAACAACGTAGTCATCGGTTCCAATGCCACGGTGCTGGGTAACATCACCCTGGGCGAGGGCGCCCGCGTCGGCGCTGGCTCGGTCGTGGTCAAGAGCGTACCGGCAGGCGCGACTGTAGTGGGCATTCCTGGACGAGTGGTCGAGGAGCATAAACCCCAAACCGTCACCGATCTGGAGCACGGCAAACTGCCGGATCCGGTAGCCGAGGCGGTGCGTTATATTCTGGCGGAACAGGCCAAGATAGAAAAACGGTGTGAAGAACTGGAAAAACTGGGCGGCATCATACCTCCTGAAGACGAACTTAAAGACCGCCTAGGGGAACTGGCGAAAGAATTCGATGACGGCAGCGGGATTTAA
- a CDS encoding metallophosphoesterase family protein, whose product MRYAVIADIHANLEAFSAILADIGRRGGVDEYWVLGDITGYGPDPHACIELVRRLPGAVVAGNHDAAAVRRYPLHSFNPEAAAAVEWTEGHLSDGDIQYLRSLPATLELQGFTLTHGSPRQPGREYISSIPTAGQIFEIMTTPHAMVGHTHQPAVFKREESGAVVYIPFKPGIGLVVGKGRFIINPGSVGEPRDGDPRASYAIYDNEATIIRLYRVSYDVGATQDRMISENLPVRLAARLGRGQ is encoded by the coding sequence ATGCGTTATGCTGTAATTGCCGATATTCATGCCAACCTGGAGGCTTTTAGTGCCATTCTTGCCGATATCGGGCGTCGCGGCGGAGTGGATGAATACTGGGTGCTGGGGGACATCACCGGTTACGGTCCTGACCCCCACGCCTGCATCGAATTGGTGAGGAGACTACCGGGTGCGGTGGTCGCCGGCAATCATGACGCCGCCGCGGTGAGACGATACCCGCTCCATAGCTTCAACCCCGAAGCCGCCGCCGCGGTGGAGTGGACGGAAGGCCATCTCAGCGATGGGGATATCCAATACCTGCGTTCACTGCCGGCGACGCTGGAACTCCAAGGATTCACCCTGACGCACGGCAGTCCCCGGCAACCGGGGAGGGAGTACATCTCATCGATCCCGACGGCGGGCCAGATCTTCGAGATCATGACGACGCCTCATGCCATGGTCGGCCACACCCACCAGCCCGCGGTGTTCAAGCGGGAGGAAAGCGGCGCGGTGGTTTACATACCGTTCAAGCCGGGCATCGGGCTGGTGGTGGGTAAGGGCAGATTCATCATCAATCCAGGCAGTGTAGGTGAGCCGCGAGACGGCGACCCGCGGGCGAGTTACGCTATCTACGACAACGAAGCGACGATAATCCGATTGTACCGCGTCTCCTATGATGTCGGCGCTACCCAGGACAGGATGATATCCGAAAACCTGCCGGTGCGACTGGCGGCGAGGCTGGGGAGGGGACAATGA
- the rsmA gene encoding 16S rRNA (adenine(1518)-N(6)/adenine(1519)-N(6))-dimethyltransferase RsmA, with amino-acid sequence MTSPPSLMAETRGLLERFNLSARKGLGQNFLIDRGILGKIVEAAGVDKSDTVVEVGPGLGVLTRALAEQAGKVIAVELDRNMTALLRETLAGLTNVEIVERDILDTPVESLIGDSSYYKVVANLPYYITSPALRHFLEAVRQPRTLTVMVQREVARQITAKPPEMSLLSLGIQVFGRPKIIGYVPAGAFHPPPKVTSAILHIDVLPERRLSGADEQQFFRLARAGFGTRRKQLANALASGLDLDKAATIETLRRAGIDPARRAETLSIEDWIKLLDAWKAAHV; translated from the coding sequence ATGACCTCGCCGCCCTCTCTCATGGCGGAAACCCGCGGCTTACTGGAACGGTTCAACCTGTCCGCCCGCAAAGGGTTGGGGCAGAACTTCCTCATCGACCGAGGCATCCTGGGCAAGATCGTCGAAGCGGCCGGGGTTGATAAGAGCGATACCGTCGTCGAGGTCGGTCCGGGGCTGGGAGTGTTGACCCGCGCCCTCGCCGAACAGGCAGGCAAGGTGATCGCTGTCGAACTCGACCGCAACATGACGGCGCTGCTGCGGGAAACGCTGGCCGGATTAACCAACGTCGAGATCGTCGAACGCGATATTTTAGACACGCCGGTCGAATCGCTGATAGGGGATTCTTCCTATTATAAAGTAGTGGCCAACCTGCCCTATTACATCACCTCGCCCGCCCTGCGGCACTTCCTGGAAGCGGTGCGCCAGCCGCGAACCCTGACGGTCATGGTGCAAAGGGAAGTGGCGCGGCAGATCACGGCTAAGCCGCCGGAAATGAGCCTGTTATCCCTCGGCATCCAGGTGTTCGGCCGGCCGAAGATCATCGGCTACGTGCCCGCCGGGGCATTTCACCCGCCGCCGAAGGTGACCTCAGCCATATTACACATCGACGTATTGCCTGAGCGGCGGCTGTCCGGGGCCGATGAGCAGCAATTCTTCAGGCTGGCGCGGGCGGGCTTCGGGACGCGGCGCAAGCAACTGGCTAACGCCTTGGCATCCGGTCTCGATCTCGACAAAGCGGCGACCATCGAGACATTGCGGCGGGCGGGCATCGACCCGGCGCGGCGGGCGGAGACGCTCTCCATCGAAGACTGGATAAAACTGCTCGATGCCTGGAAGGCGGCGCATGTTTAA